The nucleotide sequence TTGTATGCTTGTATAGAGACATGATAGcctattttgccttggttttgtatatttttacttataaaaatacatgttcgaacatgTTGAAGTGCTGCAATGCAACCGCTCACCGCGCCGAGCCGAactaccccaaaatggctccgttttcgcttGCCACGACTTATTTTCTGTAAGCCATAACTGCACACAAAACGTCAGCTAttttagcaccctggaacccccaagGTGGCACAGGACTAGATGGGGTTTCGGTATATTGTCAggcattgaaaaatcttcataagttcgcacgttaacttgacgggaacttatcTTCATGCCCGGTGATAAAACATATTTTAGGCATAAGACACGTCACAACCGATACCACACGCTAGGTCAGAATCCATATCAAGGCGTTGCTCGGCACATCTCGTCCCGGGAATCCCGAGATGGCGCCACCCCCAAGACACTCCaggtcagaatccgtaccaaggcacCGTTCGACACGTCCACCATGCCAAcccgcgtacgaccgaccctcgtatATTAATAAAGACCTATGGCCGGCATCTGGCCCTAGAGAGAGGCAAAAATCAATTGAATACTCCGTTGACTTGCTCGTTGGAGGGGCCACAATcagggatcacccgacgagggcaGTTTTTGTAGGGGAATAACCACCCTGGAGACGGAGAGATGGGGCTCGGCATAAACGGTGCCCGGATCGACACACCGAGGAACGCTAATCAACACCCTACCGTGAGGGCCCGATCGACCTCAGCATCCAGCTCAACTGACATAAGACTCCCGACATCAACCCGCGAACTTGCTTGTTGGAAGGGCCAAAGTCgagaatcacccgacgaaggccatttttatAGGAAAGCGATGCCCCACGCCCTGCGAGCATCTCAACCTGGGAATCGCCATCTAATGTAATTAGACAAGCTGCCAACTACCCCGGAGATGAAGAGATGTGACTCGGCATAAACGGCACTCGGATCGGCACACCGAGGAACGCTGATTAACACCCCACCGTGAGGGTCTGATCGACCTCCGCATCCAGCTCAGCCgatagaagactcccgacatcgatccGCAGACCTggccatgctgactcatcagccacagtATATTTATTCTCTAATATTTCGACGCTAGAAGGAGGACATTAATTGTTTGTCTTCATctctctacttcttcttttctcctAAGCATTTGTGCAACTGTTGTCTCTTGAATGTTGTtggcatggcaattgggtattgcATCATTAAATTTATTGGGAATAAGCGTTGTTAGGTTGAACTGATGCCACAGTAAgctctgtttctttctttttgatgTATAATTTGGGATCAGTTGAGGCTTTAGGACGTAGTCACAGGGAAGGATGGAGGAGTAGAGTAACTGAGTTCCAGCTCGAAGATGATTCGACAATAGTGGTTTGAGAGGACAATTGTGGGATGTTAGCTTTTCTTTTCTGCCAATAGGATGTTAGGTTTTTGTAATTAATGCATGATTTCTGGATGTAAAACCATAGATAGgatctctttttttttggtttgggttggggggtgggggggtggtggtggtgggggtgTGGGGCGGGGAGGACTGCGTGCGTTGTATCGGAAACATCAATGAATCACAAAAAAAGATATCCTAGTTCATATTTTTTGGATCAGAAATTTTTTTGAGGAAATAAGTTCCTATACGCCATAAATTTCACACAGAGGCCAAATAAGTTCTTACAGAAACACACTATTCGTATGCAAGATCAAGAACAATAAGAGGGGAATAAGGAATAGGAAGAACTATAAGAGAGGAATAAGGATAGGAAACAGGGTTCACCGACGACCATCACATCAGGGAAAGAGGCATCAAAGAAGATCGAGAAATGGGGTATCGATCCCGATCCCCGGTAGAGAGGTTTGACGGAGACGAGACGAAGAAGATTGATCAGAGCACACTCTTTATAAGTAAGAACAAAATCTAAGAGAGAATCAAGAGGAGGCAAAGGTGGTTACCAGCGGTCGCCGTCATCGCGAGAGAAGAAACGCCAAAGACGATCAAGAAACGAAGGATCAACCGGTAAGGCGATGGGATCGACTACTGCTTCTTATGATCTGATCTCTGATGGCGACGACGAACACGACCGTGGTTGTGGAGACGAAGGGAGGAGATGGAGAACGGCGCAAGGCTTTCTACGGAAGAGGAGACATGGcggttatatatatacatatatatatatatatatgtatatttacatatttatatgtatatatacatgtatatttatatatgtatatgtatatatatacatgtgtatatatatatatatatgtatatgtatataggtTATAAGTTATTGGTTATAGGTTAACGAGAGAGATCCGAAATGGTTTAAACTCGCACGACATATTTTACATACATATCTGTGCCTACCCAATCATCTACCAACCTACCTTGGTCCGTGATTCGTGAGCAAACGCATATCCAGGTGGGGCTCAATAAcgacggcccaaaaatacttgagcACGAAAATCACGAATTTGAGGTTTTGTGAAACCCATTGACGAAAAATAAGCGAATAAATAATTGTTTCGCTTTCTTCACTTTGAAGAACGTCCCCTCAAAACTTTTGAAGGTTTATTTGAAGCATAGTTTGGGACAACACTAATGAATGCTTCCAGGAGGTGTGTCATACCCTTTATATTTATTTACATGTTGCTTTATTACCTGCATAGCTTTGCTACTGATTGGTGTCAATTTACCTGAAATGTTCGAAGAGTTGGAGTATGGTGTAAGATTGCACTCCGGCTGTCCTAGCAGTCATGACAGCATGGTCAGTGTATGCTTGAAGCGCACAACTTGGGTACGCAATAGTCTTTGATGCAGCTTATGCGGGTCTAATAATTGCaccattctttttcttttattattatttatatatttttaaaaaataattttaaccggAAATGGCAAAAGAatgttaaatataataaaaaataaaaaaaggaataaTAGAACTAAATAAAATATATCATCCGGAGCCGGATTCAATTCCGGATTCCCGATCCGATATCGACGCCGCGAGGGCGGCACGAccgaaacaaaaataaaaagggCGGGAAGCGGCAAAATTTTCGAAATCCCCGAGGGCGAAAAGATAAGGGGACGTCAAACTCGCCATGGCGCCCCTCCCTCCTCATTGCTTGCTCCCGATTCCGAGATGCAGCAGGCCAAGATCAGCGCCTTCTTTAAGCCCTCCCCTGATCGAAGGTATCTGTTCCCTCCGTCTCTGATTCGTCTAATCTTTGCGTGTCGGCGTTCATGTTCGCGAATTCCAATCGAGCAGCGACTGCGATGGCGGGAAGCAAAAGAATCGAGGGGAAGCAGAGGCGAAGGCGTCGAGTGGGCCGGCGACTTCATCGTCCGAGTCCGTCGGCAATGTCCTTAACAAGAAGCGGAGCTACGCGCAGTACCATCTGGAGTTGGGGCAGTCCGACTTCCTTCTCCGCTCCTGCTCCGTCTGCGGAATGATGTACGCCTGCGGGGATGAGGCCGATGAGAAGTTCCACCGGTCCTTCCACAAGAACTACTACGACGGCATCCAATTCAAGGTCCTTCCGGTTTTCAATGCAATTAATCGGGTTGTTTCTACATCCGCTGCTCGTTGTTGTTCTGTAGCGTGTCGAATTTGATTTGCAGGGCTGGCGCGACGAGAGGGTGATCTCGACGACAACTAGTGTTGACGGCGGCCGCATTCTATTGGTGGTTGATGGTGATCCTCCGTCTCACACGCGCAAGGTTACTTATTCTTCTTTTGAGTGCTCGCAAACTGTTTGTTAAAATGATAGAGATAGATTAATCAACATTCCAGCATCCCAAACCCTTTTCCCGTGTTCTCAGGTCCAAGAAGTGCTTAAGACAATGGAGAAGGAGCTTGGGTTTACTGATGGTCACCTTCTCCACAAGCTTTGCAAGGTGATCAATCTACGAAGtagaaataaattatatatgctGTCAATTTGCTCATGCGTTTGAAGTTTGATGTTGGATGAAGGTTTATCTGTTTATTGCGAATCATCGGATCATTGGCTGCCTTGTCGCCGAACCTATAAAAGCTGCACATAGAGTCATACCGAGTTCTCTCTCTGGCAAATCTTCTAATGGTAACTTTGGGAAGACATCTTCAGGCAAACTGACGCAGAATTTAGAAAGGCAATGCACGAACTTACAATTTGGAGGGTTTAGCTTTAAGAGAGATGTTGCCAgaagaagtggtctgacaaataagACCCGGGTTGATCAATGGGAAACCGGAGCTGTTCTCTGTGAGGAGGAATCTGTGCCTGCTCTCTGTGGCTTTAGGGCCATCTGGGTTGTGCCATCCCAGAGACAGAAGCGGATAGCCTCTCAACTTTTGGATTCTGCAAGGTATTTGTCTGATTGAACTGTGGCCATAACTCAGTCGATATTGTCTAATATAAATGATGTTAATTCCCTTGTAAGATTATATCAAAGCTATTTGAAAATTTTTGGTTAAAGAGTAGACGAATCTTCCACttatgacattcattttcatgtGTGCATAGACTCAATTTCATATCAACTTTGCTATGACTCCATGGAGTTTCTTTAGTTTGCAACATTCTTCTTGTGATTTATTGGCAGTTTGTTTATAACACGTAACTTGAAATAATGTTTATATGGGCTAATTTTTGCTTCTTATCTGCTACAGGAAGAGTTTCTTGGCAGGTAATATATTAGAGCCTTCGCAGTGTGCATTCTCGCCTCCGACCTCTGCTGGGAGGGCATTGGCATTCAGTTTTTGCTGCAGCAATGCATACCTGATTTATAGGGAGGATGATGTCTGAGGAGGTAACCACTTCGATCTTTGTGCTGATGGATCTTTTTGCTGAATAAAAATATCAGTCAACACTGTTCCACGGAACATATATCAACTAAGCAGAGGAAGAGCAATTTTGTATtcaattggaatcaagcttgcaATCATGAATGGTTGATATTTGTTTGGAGTTTTCTCTCTGCATGCCAAAATGGTTACTTCCAAGCATATTTACCTAATGGTGGTCATCAAATAGATTTAGTAATCTCATTTTTACtgagattaaaaatataaatgatatCCAAACGCATCCGTCTATTCGTGTATCTCGTGAGGGATGTGAATATAGTTGATTTCGATTCCTTTAATTATTAATGCCTTTGATCCTTTTAAAAAGGCTTCATGGGTATTGATTACGTGGCTACTACCTCATCTTAGTTAATGCTAATGCTCGTGGAAGGCCAAAGAAACGACGCATTGGCTGGCGATGTTTCATCATATTTGGCTGGCTACTACCTCATCTTAGTTGACCCGGTTTCCTTATTTTGCTTTGTTGCTTCATCATAATGCGGCCTTGTTCCCtcctgttgatattttgatgaacgGTTGGGGTGTTACAGCGGCCAATCCGCCCGGTCCAGGGCCGGTTCGTTCCCTCTGCACGAGCCGGTTCAGCGAGGGAGTGCAGGGGGACGGGTGTGGTCCTTCCACGAATCCTCGAGGACGAAGTAAACATCAAACCTCTTCAGTTAATTTGTCTGATTTATTCTCTTTTTTTCTGCCTAAATATTGGAACATTTCATAAGTGCATTCTCATTTGTGTTGCAGATGTGAAGAGGGGACGAGAACAGCAGGCAACAGGGAATGGAGGAAACATGCAGCAAGAAAATCTAATGTCACATTACTGTTTTATagaatcataatcaatattagcaTATTATGTAGtaaaattaaatagaatcataatcaaatagaatttaagtgaaaattttttttaatgtgaaggataaaaatcacgacataaattagagataatctgttataaaaataatgaatatataaattttaatcttTGCTCAAAACTTTACTAATAATTTTAAAAGAATAATTGAGATATAAAGATTATGTCATTGTTTAtaatattcaaaattttttaaataatcacagtaagaatctactgtagatcttaTTTGAATGATTAAGAATAGTTTTTTAGTGTTgttgttgtttctttttttttcttttatatttttgctttgttctttttttttttggaatcatATAGGTGTAGTATTCTGTCTCGTTACTAtagttttttcttattattttcgtAGCTACTACACCCTCTTACTTTGGACCTAGGGTTTAGAGAATGGGAGGTGGGCTGTTAAAGCCCACAATGGGCTAaactatgggctgtcagcccaacaacctcttcTTTCAGCCCATAAGAGAGGTTGTTCtaagactcctcaatgtgaagctatGTTGACCAACTGTTGGCATATCTTCtgtatttcttttggtaaggtctttgtcaatatGTCTACTTTATTATCATTTATGTGAATTTTTTGAAGGTATAATTGCTTTTCTTTAAGTACATTTCGAATTTAATGGTATATAATatctatatgttttgatttggaatgaaaagttgggttcttacacaaatggatagcACTCTAGTTGTCACAATTcatcacataatttttttatttcaatctCAATTTTTGTAAGAAttatttcatccataacatttatttttaaatatctgttgtagtagcaatatattctgcttttgtggtggagagagcaatacacctttgcaatatgtattgccatgacatagctccccctgcaaaagtaagtataaaACATGATGTGAACTTCCTCATATCTagatctcttgtcatatctgtatttgtgtaacctgtcaacacaggtggtccatcTCAAAAGCTTAAATAAACTTTAGAACTCCCTCTAAGATATTTAAAGATTCACTTCACTATTGCCCAGTGTTCTTTGTTTAGGTTtacaagaaatctactagtaacacccactatatatgtgatgtccggcctcgtacatactattgcatatattaaacttctaaTTATTGAAGTATAAGGAACATTTTgcatcttcttattcttctcatcacttgacggactttgTTTTGagtacaacttgaagtgacctacaagaggagaatTAACTGGTTTTGAATTGCTCATACTAAacttttccaataccttctcgatgtattttttttgtgacaaccaaatcttattatttttttctgtCATGGGAAATCTGCATgtccagtatttgctttgctggccccatgtcctttattgtaaaagacttagttccttcttcaatctatcaattataaacatatcttttccaagaataagcatgtcattaacataaagtaagagaataataaaatttttacCAAACTATTTGATATCCACAAAATGGTTTGAAGTCGTTTTTTTGTattcattttctgtcataaatgaatcaaactttctataccattgTCTTAGAGCTTACTTCAGCCCATATAATCTCTTCCTCAACTTGTAGATAAAATTCTCttaacctttgactttgaagccttctggttgctccatataaatttcctccaaatcaccatgaaagaaagctgtcttcacatctaactgttcAACCTTCAAGTCATGGCTAAcagtaataccaagagcaacatgaatatAAGACATTTtaataataggagaaaaaatattttcaaagtcaatatatttcttttgaccaaaatcTTTCACAATCAATCTAGTTTTGtattttggttgagaacaatatttttGAGTCTTTAATATGAAaattcacttgttcttcaaggctttcatttcatttggtaatagcaccaaatcatatgtgtagttcttctgaagagcatctatctcttcctacatatcaactaaccacttctttttctgtTTACTTTCAACTGTttcttggtaactctctggttcacctgtatcagtaagcatcacatactcatctgtagagtatcttctgaaaAGTTGACGTTatttagaagatcttctcaattaagattttgcgggaagttgctctctaaatccttcttgctcaacatgtcctacaggtagattaacattaggctctacaccatcttcctgcacatctcccccatcatcaccttaatatactggaggagtaactggataacaatttgctaatccttctgcagaagtcttggctggtgccttattCTTtaaatcctcaaagaagaccacatctctgcttctaaattcTTTATACGTTTTTGGATCCCAATGGCTGTAactaaactgatcatgtgagtaactaagaaaaatatattcttttgtcttaccatctagcttagatctttcattatttggaacatgtgcaaatacaTGAtaacaaatactctcaaatgcttataggaaacatcttttccTAACCATACATATCATGCAACATCactatctagggctgtacatggggacaagttgatcacatcaattgtagtcctcaaagccttatcccaaaaccttttaggtagcttggcctgtgaaagcatacatataaTCTTTTCCATGATTGTGTGTTTCATCATCTTTAcaattgtattatgctgaggtgtactaggaactgttatcttatgttggatgtcatgtgacctgcaataatcattaaataatcctatatactaatcaccattatctgatcttatgtattttAATTGTCTTTCTATCTTTCTTTCAActttggcatgaaactctttgaagatattaataacttgatctttggtcttcatagcATAGGCCTGAACTTTCTTTGAAAAATCatttataaaagtgacaaaataaagtgcaccattgATGCTAGGAACATTAATAGATCTACTAGGAGTTTTTGTCTTCAAAGGATTATATACATCTGTTTAAACACGATCTACCAAGAGTTTTTGTACATATGAGGTCTGACAATACCTctttcttggaaagagcttgtagctcTTTtttgctcatgtgtcccagtcgcctatgccacaactccatgttgaaatatttttctgtagcattcagttgctcaccacaagctttagcttgcaacctatataaggtgtgacatttctttctacTAGCCATAATAAGAGAACATTTATTGAGCttccacgtatgacttgatacgtaatctttttgcttattatattttgacatttattactttatattgactattacatatatgcatgtatatattgtgatgtccttggatctgtacaatgagaatcggatcgtgatgaaatcataataatgagaccggtttgcctttaaacatagatcctaaataattccggtcataggttactcgagagagacatcgagataatcggatagagtggtgtgttgtatacctgtccatatgatggatgcagttggtctcataactgcttatgttgggacactagggatataatatatgtgctcattggagattgagttcattaattgatccacttacggaatgctaaatggttgataatatcttattgtcaaacaatgatttcgtagtcccagtggtatatctgatccttaaacttgagataccaaggatgtcctatatgagtgttccattctttgataccagacttataggtttggatgtcccagatctagtacaactggtcatcgagagtgatagtcaaccttacaagggctattgagtgtcgatagggaatcatccactcttggtgtcatgagagaaatatcttatgtgttcttgctcagacaaatccctggttagGGTCAttaggattgagagagaaagagttctctaggagaatccgattagagcgagactcaagtagaaactgtatgggtctgacaacaccatactcgatatacggtctctgggatattatatggataagaGATTATATGTatacgataattgaggacagacaggttcaataaattggattcccctatgtcgtttggggactacggcgtagtggcctggtatgttcgcagtcgatgagtcgagtgaattattatggagataataattcactgagccagaaggagttctaacgtatatgactcacggccagcttgatattgagcctagagggtcgcacacatatggtaggtattgcgatgagtaaaggttcatatatgagatatctgtcagaccctctatcttattggatatccaataagcccatgaattattggatcttatgaatgagatccaataagagcccttgagagattattggatagagatccactaatctaagaggcttgggttgttggatggagattcaatacctaataggggaggatccattatggttaagttgataggggacctttataaataagagggattcaatggttcataggctatagagtctttgcttgcctctcatattctcttccccatctccacctcagagcaggcctggagttttgaggagcgtcgtcgcaaccctactatgtggattactgctagagagaagggcgcttgacctccttcaccctctcctagagatatgcaaggatttagggatatacgatctccctaggtaacacaatttactctatacgcagttttaagtttcgtagaattttacgcaccaatcttcacacgatgacgaacaaatctttggaaaattggggattttgttttttgttcttccgctgcgtatatgatcTCGCCCCCAAGATTGcacaacagtggtattagagctaggttattcgtgcggaagattggttttaaactgcatgtgttgtgttttggagaaacttttgacgtcaaaatcgttgacgcaaaagcgagaaagagtagcaatagttgctgccctcgatttgcGTGCATGTAGTCGCCTGTAGCGGTAGTCGTAGGCAGGCAGCACAACGTCGGCGCATGCATAGGGGCAACGCCTACAGCAGTCGACTGGCGTCTTGCTTGTAGTAGGCTTGCGGTCGGTGTGGTTGGCAGCTCGCGAGTTCCCCACCCGCGGGTGCTGCCTACGGCCACAGCATCTGCAAGGGCAGGCAGCACATGTGGGCGACCTGCCCACAGAGGTCGATGGCGCTTGTGGCACTTATAAGCGTGCCCATAGCGACAGTTGCCCAAAAGAGGGGCGTCGCTCGTGAGCAGAGCCACCTAGGGGGGGTGCCCACCAATAGGGGCAacgtcgccagcgggcgtgctgccCACAGGCGGGGGCAGCACCCTCGCCCTCTGCCACACTGCCCGCCACTGGTAGGGTGGCAACGACAACAGTAGGGGAaagggagaaaggggcttagggttttctggacaaaagatagttttgcccctcgaaatttaagaAATTTTGAAAA is from Musa acuminata AAA Group cultivar baxijiao chromosome BXJ1-6, Cavendish_Baxijiao_AAA, whole genome shotgun sequence and encodes:
- the LOC135584247 gene encoding protein CHROMOSOME TRANSMISSION FIDELITY 7-like, with the protein product MQQAKISAFFKPSPDRSDCDGGKQKNRGEAEAKASSGPATSSSESVGNVLNKKRSYAQYHLELGQSDFLLRSCSVCGMMYACGDEADEKFHRSFHKNYYDGIQFKGWRDERVISTTTSVDGGRILLVVDGDPPSHTRKVQEVLKTMEKELGFTDGHLLHKLCKVYLFIANHRIIGCLVAEPIKAAHRVIPSSLSGKSSNGNFGKTSSGKLTQNLERQCTNLQFGGFSFKRDVARRSGLTNKTRVDQWETGAVLCEEESVPALCGFRAIWVVPSQRQKRIASQLLDSARKSFLAGNILEPSQCAFSPPTSAGRALAFSFCCSNAYLIYREDDV